One segment of Macrotis lagotis isolate mMagLag1 chromosome 1, bilby.v1.9.chrom.fasta, whole genome shotgun sequence DNA contains the following:
- the LOC141508303 gene encoding myelin-oligodendrocyte glycoprotein-like gives MDVKWKRNQTLVHRFPNGEKLEESQETVFQRRTELQTHDVAEGKVTWRLQQVQVPDSGSYTCYVQSPENYDEAHIKLRVAGNFSTSQKTRIIMIVVVFLVVLGLLVTFLLCSRKRKNQRMVIDPAQKKNEKKSRDQQGSPILSWGAPASL, from the exons ATGGATGTGAAGTGGAAAAGAAACCAGACCCTCGTGCACAGGTTCCCCAATGGGGAGAAGCTGGAGGAATCCCAGGAGACTGTGTTCCAGAGGAGAACGGAGCTCCAGACACATGACGTGGCTGAGGGAAAAGTGACCTGGAGGCTTCAGCAAGTCCAGGTCCCTGACTCTGGTTCATACACTTGTTATGTCCAGTCACCTGAGAATTATGATGAAGCCCACATCAAACTGCGGGTAGCAG GGAATTTCTCCACCTCTCAGAAGACACGTATAATCATGATTGTTGTTGTATTCCTGGTCGTCCTTGGTCTCTTGGTGACATTTCTCCTATgcagcagaaagagaaagaatcagaG aATGGTTATTGATCCAGctcaaaagaagaatgaaaagaagagcAGGGACCAGCAGGGATCCCCCATCCTCTCTTGGGGAGCACCAGCTTCCCTGTGA